A region from the Xenopus laevis strain J_2021 chromosome 4S, Xenopus_laevis_v10.1, whole genome shotgun sequence genome encodes:
- the dipk1a.S gene encoding divergent protein kinase domain 1A-like produces MARLSYVQIKYLFFSWLAVFIGSWVIYVRYSSYTELCRGQEYKATICDKYRKGIIDGSACEGLCAKETIYFGKCLSAKPNNQIYLGIWGNREGVIKCQMGNTLQLDFGVGLEPRKEIVLFDKPTRGTTVQKFKEMVHNLVKTKLGDQGNLQDLVNLILKAADSNKDGHVSLPEAKSAWALLQLNEFLLMVILQDKEHTPKLLGYCGDLYITERVPYTSLYGISLPWILEVFIPLGLRKQMDQWFTPSWPRKAKIVIGLLEFVEDIFHGLFGNFLMCDVSAKNFGYNDKYDLKMVDMRKIIPEMSLKEYIKDKSCELDSDCVYGTDCGTTCDQSKRRCTTDVTQPNLAKICLLVRDYLLSGTPSEIRDELEKQIYTCIALKAAAKHMEMEHALILNNLKALLWKKISHTNDS; encoded by the exons ATG gctCGCTTGTCTTACGTACAGATTAAATATCTCTTCTTTTCATGGCTAGCTGTTTTTATTGGCAGCTGGGTTATCTATGTAAGGTACAGCTCCTACACAGAGCTCTGTAGGGGACAGGAATATAAAGCAACTATA tgTGATAAATATAGGAAAGGGATTATTGATGGATCAGCGTGTGAAGGTCTTTGTGCAAAGGAAAccatttattttggaaaatgcTTGTCGGCTAAACCCAATAATCAG ATATACCTAGGAATCTGGGGTAACCGTGAAGGTGTGATAAAATGTCAGATGGGAAACACTCTACAGCTGGACTTTGGAGTTGGTCTGGAGCCCAGAAAGGAAATTGTACTGTTTGATAAGCCAACAAGGGGCACCACAGTACAGAAGTTCAAGGAAATGGTGCACAATCTTGTAAAA acaAAATTAGGTGATCAAGGCAATCTTCAAGACCTAGTAAACCTTATCCTTAAAGCTGCTGATAGTAATAAAGATGGCCATGTTTCTCTACCTGAAGCCAAATCTGCATGGGCTCTTTTACAGCTCAATGAATTTCTATTGATGGTGATCCTGCAAGATAAGGAACACACCCCAAAGCTTCTGGGTTATTGTGGAGATTTGTACATAACAGAAAGAGTGCCATACACATCTCTGTATGGAATAAGCCTTCCATGGATCCTTGAAGTATTTATTCCCTTGGGCCTCAGAAAACAGATGGACCAGTGGTTCACCCCCTCCTGGCCTAGAAAGGCTAAGATAGTTATAGGTCTCCTAGAGTTTGTAGAAGATATATTTCATGGTCTCTTTGGGAATTTTCTCATGTGTGATGTAAGTGCCAAAAACTTTGGTTATAACGATAAATATGACTTAAAAATGGTGGACATGAGAAAGATAATACCTGAAATGAGCCTGAAGGAATACATTAAAGATAAATCCTGTGAGTTAGACTCAGACTGTGTTTATGGTACCGACTGTGGTACAACATGTGACCAGAGTAAAAGGAGGTGCACTACAGATGTAACCCAACCAAACCTAGCAAAAATCTGTTTATTAGTAAGGGATTATCTGCTCAGTGGAACCCCATCTGAAATCCGAGATGAGCTGGAAAAGCAGATCTACACCTGCATTGCCCTGAAGGCTGCAGCCAAGCACATGGAAATGGAACATGCATTAATATTAAACAATTTGAAAGCTCTTTTATGGAAGAAAATATCTCATACTAATGATTCCTAA